A DNA window from Ficedula albicollis isolate OC2 chromosome 1, FicAlb1.5, whole genome shotgun sequence contains the following coding sequences:
- the KDELC1 gene encoding LOW QUALITY PROTEIN: KDEL motif-containing protein 1 (The sequence of the model RefSeq protein was modified relative to this genomic sequence to represent the inferred CDS: deleted 1 base in 1 codon), translating to MDQTKKCVVCFLCLLAHTYSLGRFTSSPGENAFQVKITAPEEQFTRVGVQVLDRKDGSFLVRYRMYASYKSLRIEVKTGDKHVAKSPYILKGPIYHENCDCPQEESSAWLEEMKCPQTIPQIQRDLANFPIVDPDKIAKEIPQRFGQRQSLCHYTIKDNEVYIKTYGEHVGFRIFMDAILLSLTRKVKMPDVEFFVNLGDWPLEKRKPPQNLHPIFSWCGSSESKDIVMPTYDLTDSVLETMGRVSLDMMSVQANTGPLWEDKNTTAFWRGRDSRKERLELVKLSRKYPEIIDAAFTNFFFFKHDESLYGPIVKHISFFDFFKYKYQINIDGTVAAYRLPYLLAGDSVVLKQDSIYYEHFYNELQPWKHYIPFKSDLSDLLEKLQWAKDHDEEAKNIAKSGQEFARNNLMGDHIFCYYFKLFQEYASLQVSEPKIRDGMEKVQQPDDDLFPCTCHRKKAKDEL from the exons ATGGACCAGACTAAGAAATGTGTTGTATGTTTCCTTTGTTTATTA GCTCACACTTATTCTCTGGGTAGGTTTACTTCATCACCAGGTGAAAATGCATTCCAGGTGAAGATCACTGCTCCTGAAGAACAGTTCACTCGTGTTGGTGTGCAAGTATTGGACAGGAAAGATGGTTCCTTCCTCGTGAGGTACAGGATGTATGCGAGCTACAAAAGCCTGAGGATAGAAGTCAAAACTGGAGATAAGCATGTTGCAAAGTCtccatatattttaaaag GACCTATTTACCATGAAAACTGTGACTGCCCTCAGGAGGAAAGCAGTGCATGGCTGGAAGAGATGAAGTGCCCTCAAACCATTCCACAGATTCAGAGAGACCTAGCAAATTTTCCCATTGTTGACCCAGATAAGATTGCAAAAGAAATTCCACAGAGGTTTGGACAAAGACAGAGTTTATGTCACTACACCATCAAAGACAATGAG gTTTATATAAAGACATATGGGGAACATGTTGGCTTCAGAATTTTCATGGATGCCATACTGCTTTCTTTGACAAGAAAA GTGAAAATGCCAGATGTagaattttttgttaatttgggGGATTGGcctctggagaaaaggaagccCCCACAGAACTTGCACCCAATCTTCTCGTGGTGTGGGTCCAGTGAGTCAAAAGACATTGTCATGCCAACATACGATTTAACAGACTCAGTTTTGGAGACTATGGGACG AGTCAGCCTGGATATGATGTCAGTCCAAGCAAACACTGGCCCATTGTGGGAAGACAAGAATACCACAGCCTTCTGGAGAGGACGTGATAGCCGCAAAGAGAGGCTTGAGCTTGTAAAACTCAGCAGGAAATATCCAGAGATCATAGATGCTGCTTTcacaaacttctttttctttaaacatgATGAAAGCCTCTATGGCCCTATTGTTaagcacatttcattttttgatttttttaag tataAATATCAAATTAATATTGATGGCACAGTGGCAGCATACAGATTGCCTTATCTACTAGCAGGAGACAGTGTGGTGCTAAAGCAAGACTCCATCTACTATGAGCACTTCTATAACGAGCTGCAGCCATGGAAACATTACATCCCATTTAAAAGTGACCTGAGTGATCTGCTAGAAAAACTACAGTGGGCAAAAGATCATGATGAAGAG gcaaaaaatattgcaaaatctGGACAGGAATTTGCAAGAAACAATCTCATGGGAGACCACATCTTTTGTTACTATTTCAAACTTTTCCAG GAATATGCCAGCTTGCAAGTGAGTGAACCAAAAATCAGAGATGGGATGGAGAAGGTGCAGCAGCCTGATGATGACCTTTTCCCATGCACTTGCCACCGAAAAAAG GCCAAAGATGAActctga
- the TEX30 gene encoding testis-expressed sequence 30 protein isoform X2, whose translation MNFPHLVSLAACLASHGVLCLRFTCKGLNIAYRTKAFKAVVEYLKLSEDYKLSGVFLAGRSMGSRAAASVIRQLSQGDDDDDDDGFIQGLMCLSYPLHRPKLQSKLRDEDLLLIRCPVLFVSGSADEMCEKQLLEGVVSKMKAPKKIHWIDKANHGMAVKGRATNDVMEEINAQVFSWLRENVQLQNK comes from the exons ATGAATTTCCCCCACTTAGTGTCCTTGGCAGCCTGTCTTGCATCCCATGGAGTTCTGTGCCTGCGGTTTACTTGTAAAGGCCTTAATATTGCTTACAGGACTAAGGCTTTCAAAGCAGTTGTG gaATACTTAAAACTTTCTGAGGATTATAAACTTTCTGGTGTTTTCCTTGCAG GCCGTTCCATGGGCTCAcgagctgctgcctctgtgatACGTCAGCTGAGCCagggtgatgatgatgatgatgatgatggtttCATTCAAGGCCTCATGTGTTTATCTTACCCACTGCATCGACCGAAGCTGCAGTCCAAGCTCCGGGACGAGGATTTATTACTGATCAGGTGTCCAGTGCTGTTTGTCTCAGGATCAGCAGATGAAATGTGTGAAAAA CAATTGCTAGAAGGTGTGGTGAGCAAAATGAAAGCccctaaaaaaatccattgGATTGATAAAGCAAACCATGGGATGGCAGTCAAAGGACGAGCAACAAATGATGtcatggaagaaataaatgcacAAGTTTTTTCTTGGCTTAGAGAGAATGTTCAACTGCAGAACAAATAA
- the TEX30 gene encoding testis-expressed sequence 30 protein isoform X1, which yields MNFPHLVSLAACLASHGVLCLRFTCKGLNIAYRTKAFKAVVEYLKLSEDYKLSGVFLAGRSMGSRAAASVIRQLSQGDDDDDDDGFIQGLMCLSYPLHRPKLQSKLRDEDLLLIRCPVLFVSGSADEMCEKVSLNLELCAIGIFHAWTASEES from the exons ATGAATTTCCCCCACTTAGTGTCCTTGGCAGCCTGTCTTGCATCCCATGGAGTTCTGTGCCTGCGGTTTACTTGTAAAGGCCTTAATATTGCTTACAGGACTAAGGCTTTCAAAGCAGTTGTG gaATACTTAAAACTTTCTGAGGATTATAAACTTTCTGGTGTTTTCCTTGCAG GCCGTTCCATGGGCTCAcgagctgctgcctctgtgatACGTCAGCTGAGCCagggtgatgatgatgatgatgatgatggtttCATTCAAGGCCTCATGTGTTTATCTTACCCACTGCATCGACCGAAGCTGCAGTCCAAGCTCCGGGACGAGGATTTATTACTGATCAGGTGTCCAGTGCTGTTTGTCTCAGGATCAGCAGATGAAATGTGTGAAAAA GTCAGCTTGAATTTGGAATTATGTGCAATTGGCATTTTCCATGCTTGGACAGCCTCTGAGGAGTCATAG